From one Deinococcus seoulensis genomic stretch:
- a CDS encoding ABC transporter permease yields the protein MGTYALRRVIQMIPLLLVISLVIFGLTALQPGDPVDQLVFGNSNITPEDIARLRAAYGLDQPWITRYFFWLQQAVTGNFGYSQDFGIPALEYIFQNRLPNTLLLTVPALVISTLIAVPLGIFSAVRQYSVLDYLLTFFAFVAVSAPVFWVGALALYFFAIYLPQLTGGLLSLPPGGLGGDVPPEAGWLAVTLDKLKYLLLPLMILMLREIAVTMRFMRANMLETLTQDYVRTARAKGLADRRVLYKHALRNAVTPIVTIMGLSIPGLFGGAVITETVFSWPGMGKAILDALVTKDFNVVMVCLMMLALLTVVFQLLTDLAYALVDPRIRYS from the coding sequence ATGGGAACCTACGCACTACGACGAGTGATTCAGATGATTCCGCTGCTGCTGGTGATCAGCCTCGTGATCTTCGGCCTGACCGCCCTGCAACCCGGCGACCCGGTCGATCAGCTGGTGTTCGGCAACAGCAACATCACCCCCGAGGACATCGCCCGCCTGCGCGCCGCGTACGGCCTGGACCAGCCGTGGATCACCCGGTACTTCTTCTGGTTGCAGCAGGCCGTGACCGGGAACTTCGGGTACTCGCAGGACTTCGGGATTCCCGCGCTGGAGTACATCTTCCAGAACCGCCTGCCGAACACGCTGCTGCTGACCGTGCCCGCCCTGGTGATCAGTACCCTGATCGCCGTGCCGCTGGGCATCTTCAGTGCCGTGCGGCAGTACTCGGTGCTGGATTACCTGCTGACCTTCTTCGCGTTCGTGGCGGTCAGCGCCCCGGTGTTCTGGGTGGGCGCGCTGGCCCTGTACTTCTTCGCGATCTACCTGCCGCAACTGACGGGCGGACTGCTGTCCCTGCCGCCCGGCGGGCTGGGCGGCGACGTGCCCCCGGAAGCCGGGTGGCTGGCCGTGACGCTGGACAAACTGAAGTACCTGCTGCTGCCCCTGATGATCCTGATGCTGCGCGAGATCGCCGTGACCATGCGGTTTATGCGTGCCAACATGCTCGAAACGCTCACGCAGGATTACGTGCGCACCGCGCGCGCCAAGGGACTGGCGGACCGCCGGGTGCTGTACAAGCACGCGCTGCGGAACGCCGTGACGCCCATCGTGACCATCATGGGTCTGAGCATTCCCGGTCTGTTCGGCGGGGCCGTCATCACCGAGACCGTGTTCTCCTGGCCGGGCATGGGCAAGGCCATCCTGGACGCGCTGGTCACCAAGGACTTCAACGTGGTGATGGTCTGCCTGATGATGCTGGCCCTGCTGACCGTCGTGTTCCAGTTGCTGACCGACCTCGCCTACGCCCTCGTCGATCCCCGGATCCGGTACTCCTAA
- a CDS encoding ABC transporter permease, whose product MTSAVTTPAARPAKSRSTLQIAMRRLRRHRAAMISLVVIAALILMAIFAPLIAPYDPNAQDLEGIYSPPGAQHLLGQDSLGRDMLSRIIYGSRVSLIVGFTVAIFSVGLGTIMGLLSGFLGGLVDTAISRFIELMLSIPELPLLLTLSALLLASDAPAIVALRQTPNASVFIIIGIFTFFGWMGTARLVRGEVLKLKNLEYVDAARALGARNARIMFRHLVPNVVAVIIVNGTLAVGGAILGEAALSFLGFGIQPPVSTWGNMLSNANEVVLEHPYLAFWPGLAILITVLAFNFLGDGLRDAFDPKSRL is encoded by the coding sequence ATGACCTCCGCTGTAACCACCCCGGCCGCCCGGCCCGCCAAGAGCCGCTCGACCCTGCAGATCGCCATGCGCCGACTGCGCCGCCACAGGGCCGCCATGATCAGCCTCGTGGTGATCGCCGCGCTGATCCTGATGGCGATCTTCGCGCCGCTGATCGCGCCGTACGACCCGAACGCCCAGGACCTGGAAGGCATCTACTCGCCGCCCGGCGCGCAGCACCTGCTGGGGCAGGACAGCCTGGGCCGCGACATGCTGTCCCGCATCATCTACGGCAGTCGCGTCAGCCTGATCGTGGGCTTCACGGTCGCGATCTTCAGTGTCGGGCTGGGCACCATCATGGGGCTGCTGTCCGGTTTCCTGGGCGGACTGGTCGATACGGCCATCAGCCGTTTCATCGAGCTGATGCTGTCCATTCCGGAACTGCCGCTGCTGCTGACCCTCAGCGCCCTGCTGCTCGCCAGTGACGCTCCCGCCATCGTGGCGTTGCGTCAGACGCCGAACGCCAGCGTGTTCATCATCATCGGGATCTTCACGTTCTTCGGCTGGATGGGCACCGCCCGCCTGGTGCGCGGCGAGGTCCTGAAACTCAAGAACCTGGAGTACGTGGACGCCGCCCGCGCCCTGGGCGCCCGTAACGCCCGCATCATGTTCCGTCACCTCGTGCCGAACGTGGTCGCCGTCATCATCGTGAACGGCACCCTGGCCGTCGGCGGCGCGATCCTGGGCGAGGCGGCCCTGTCGTTCCTGGGCTTCGGTATCCAGCCGCCCGTCAGCACCTGGGGCAACATGCTCTCGAACGCGAACGAGGTCGTGCTGGAGCACCCGTACCTGGCGTTCTGGCCCGGACTGGCGATCCTGATCACGGTGCTGGCCTTCAACTTCCTGGGTGACGGTCTGCGCGACGCCTTCGACCCCAAGAGCCGTCTGTAA
- a CDS encoding HesB/IscA family protein — protein MTATTTSEQSGGVPAREISISEFGAQKAQGILASSGKENAGVRVFIKSGGCSGYQYGMAIDDRELEGDLIVVDRGVKLLVDRMSLPLLRGSEVDFVENMMGGGFTVNNPNATSACGCGSSFRTDGSQSPDGEGSGSCSSH, from the coding sequence ATGACCGCGACCACCACCTCCGAACAGTCCGGCGGCGTTCCCGCCCGTGAAATCAGCATCAGCGAATTTGGCGCGCAGAAAGCCCAGGGCATCCTCGCCAGCAGTGGCAAGGAGAACGCCGGGGTGCGCGTGTTCATCAAGAGCGGCGGCTGCAGCGGCTACCAGTACGGCATGGCCATCGACGACCGCGAACTCGAAGGCGACCTGATCGTCGTGGACCGCGGCGTGAAACTGCTCGTGGACCGCATGAGTCTGCCCCTGCTGCGCGGCAGCGAGGTGGACTTCGTGGAGAACATGATGGGCGGCGGCTTCACCGTGAACAACCCCAACGCCACGTCCGCCTGCGGGTGCGGCTCCTCGTTCCGCACCGACGGAAGCCAGTCCCCGGACGGCGAAGGCTCGGGCAGCTGCTCCAGCCACTGA
- a CDS encoding PrsW family intramembrane metalloprotease: MTLSLLLSLLVSVAVTFAWLWFFVRRDRHPEPLWLLARTFAWGMFAWLIAAALEASLGRMLSSTVPLAVLTVVILTALIEEGFKFVAATTAITELAFDEPMDGLVYAVTAALGFALMENLTYTLEFGSGAGAWHSLLATLAHALFSAPQGYALGGLHWQRGRAWVAQGLLLSVTLHAVFNSLLGSSGSWQHLSALIGVTAAMVLLASRYYRAFEAHARQYGPSAYFLQEQARNAQHRP, from the coding sequence GTGACCCTCTCGCTGCTGCTGTCGCTGCTGGTGTCCGTGGCGGTCACGTTCGCGTGGTTGTGGTTCTTCGTGCGGCGCGACCGGCACCCGGAACCGCTGTGGCTGCTGGCCCGCACCTTTGCGTGGGGCATGTTCGCGTGGCTGATCGCGGCGGCGCTGGAAGCCAGTCTGGGCCGCATGCTGTCGTCCACTGTGCCGCTGGCCGTCCTGACCGTGGTGATCCTGACCGCCCTGATCGAGGAGGGGTTCAAGTTCGTGGCGGCCACGACCGCCATCACGGAACTGGCTTTCGACGAACCGATGGACGGACTGGTGTACGCCGTGACGGCCGCGCTGGGCTTCGCGCTGATGGAGAACCTGACCTACACCCTGGAGTTCGGCAGTGGGGCCGGCGCGTGGCATTCCCTGCTGGCGACCCTGGCGCACGCCCTGTTCAGCGCCCCGCAGGGCTACGCGCTGGGAGGCCTGCACTGGCAGCGGGGCCGGGCCTGGGTGGCGCAGGGGCTGCTGCTGAGCGTGACCCTGCACGCCGTGTTCAACAGTCTGCTGGGCAGCAGTGGCAGCTGGCAGCACCTCAGCGCCCTGATCGGTGTCACGGCCGCGATGGTCCTGCTGGCCAGCCGGTACTACCGCGCGTTCGAGGCGCACGCCCGTCAGTACGGTCCGTCGGCGTACTTCCTGCAGGAGCAGGCCCGCAACGCCCAGCACCGCCCATAA
- a CDS encoding DdrH: MTNPYAEWFEQLRSEYGEQLRAMPLPDGLPEHLRSLINANDEDAIQFMIKLAWQFGAQVGYAAGTRQGDTPAANIPSTPRVQA; encoded by the coding sequence ATGACGAACCCGTATGCCGAGTGGTTCGAGCAGCTCCGCAGCGAGTACGGCGAGCAGCTCCGGGCCATGCCCCTTCCCGACGGCCTGCCCGAACACCTGCGCTCCCTGATCAACGCCAACGACGAGGACGCCATCCAGTTCATGATCAAACTGGCGTGGCAGTTCGGGGCTCAGGTCGGGTACGCCGCCGGAACCCGCCAGGGCGACACGCCCGCCGCGAACATTCCCAGTACGCCACGCGTGCAGGCCTGA
- a CDS encoding peptide ABC transporter substrate-binding protein: MKKTFALTAFLLGAALAGPANNSLVVGTSQEPPNIYDPWSTNNLAITSEINGYMGAGLTYQDDNGETKADIATRVPTLGNGDYKVVKDSKGDVIRNSVTYTIRKDAKWSDGTPIKVADFQFWLKLENDDRVPVPDRDPWDRAKITVNDADTFTITFEPPYLFADQVSPGLAPSHVMSAAWNAFDAKTKNEKDAKVVNEEWKKFIASFTTARNLPKVVAGPFKPTAWRTGNSLTMTRNPVYWNQPKNPENYVQTVTYRFIPNTNTLKVNILSGQLDAVSAVGLTFDQGVDLSRNERSKYKTYFVPGAVWEHIDINARGQRAKDLDLDDPRMRQALLYAIDRDALTKALFQGKQAVSNSWIGPVSKLYKKDVNDYNLNVARAKQLFAALGWTPGSDGILQKAGKKLSLNFSTTAGNTTRERVQQILQAQWKAVGVQVNIQNYPASVIFGPDFLSKGESGKWDMAMYAWSNNPVFEEGNLWKSEGIPTAANGYSGQNNPGWNNAEYDKLYKQAKVEFNQADRIKLFDRMQAIWNAEVPALPLYFRVNVYTKVPGLVNYTFSAITQYPSWNAANIGWASRGAAEEYKQK, encoded by the coding sequence ATGAAAAAGACCTTTGCCCTTACCGCATTCCTGCTCGGCGCCGCGCTCGCCGGGCCTGCGAACAACAGCCTCGTGGTTGGCACCTCGCAGGAACCGCCGAACATCTACGACCCCTGGAGCACCAATAACCTCGCCATCACCAGCGAGATCAACGGCTACATGGGTGCGGGCCTGACCTACCAGGACGACAACGGCGAGACCAAGGCCGACATCGCCACCCGCGTTCCCACCCTGGGCAACGGCGACTACAAGGTCGTCAAGGACAGCAAGGGCGACGTGATCCGCAACAGCGTCACGTACACCATCCGCAAGGACGCCAAGTGGAGCGACGGGACGCCCATCAAGGTCGCGGACTTCCAGTTCTGGCTGAAGCTGGAAAACGACGACCGCGTGCCCGTGCCCGACCGTGACCCCTGGGACCGCGCGAAGATCACCGTGAACGACGCCGACACCTTCACGATCACCTTCGAGCCGCCCTACCTGTTCGCGGATCAGGTCAGCCCCGGTCTGGCCCCCAGCCACGTCATGAGCGCCGCCTGGAACGCCTTCGACGCCAAGACGAAGAACGAGAAGGACGCCAAGGTCGTCAACGAGGAGTGGAAGAAGTTCATCGCGTCCTTCACGACCGCTCGCAACCTGCCCAAGGTCGTCGCCGGGCCTTTCAAACCCACCGCGTGGCGCACCGGCAACAGCCTGACCATGACCCGCAACCCGGTGTACTGGAACCAGCCCAAGAACCCCGAGAACTACGTGCAGACCGTCACGTACCGCTTCATCCCGAACACCAACACCCTGAAAGTGAACATCCTGTCCGGGCAGCTGGACGCCGTGAGCGCCGTCGGTCTGACCTTCGACCAGGGCGTGGACCTGTCCCGCAACGAGCGCAGCAAGTACAAGACGTACTTCGTGCCCGGTGCCGTCTGGGAGCACATCGACATCAACGCCCGCGGCCAGCGCGCCAAGGACCTCGACCTGGATGACCCGCGCATGCGTCAGGCCCTGCTGTACGCCATCGACCGTGACGCGCTGACCAAGGCGCTGTTCCAGGGTAAGCAGGCCGTGTCCAACAGCTGGATTGGCCCGGTCAGCAAGCTGTACAAGAAAGACGTCAACGACTACAACCTGAACGTCGCCCGCGCCAAGCAGCTGTTCGCGGCGCTCGGCTGGACGCCCGGCAGTGACGGCATCCTGCAGAAGGCCGGGAAGAAACTCAGTCTGAACTTCTCCACCACCGCCGGGAACACCACCCGCGAACGCGTGCAGCAGATCCTGCAGGCGCAGTGGAAGGCCGTGGGCGTGCAGGTGAACATCCAGAACTACCCCGCCAGCGTCATCTTCGGGCCGGACTTCCTGAGCAAGGGCGAGAGCGGCAAGTGGGACATGGCCATGTACGCCTGGTCGAACAACCCCGTGTTCGAGGAAGGCAACCTCTGGAAGAGCGAGGGCATCCCCACCGCCGCCAACGGTTACTCCGGCCAGAACAATCCCGGCTGGAACAACGCCGAGTACGACAAGCTGTACAAGCAGGCGAAGGTTGAGTTCAACCAGGCCGACCGCATCAAGCTGTTCGACCGCATGCAGGCCATCTGGAACGCCGAGGTGCCCGCCCTGCCCCTGTACTTCCGCGTGAACGTGTACACCAAGGTCCCCGGCCTCGTGAACTACACCTTCAGCGCCATTACGCAGTACCCCAGCTGGAACGCTGCGAACATCGGCTGGGCCAGCCGCGGGGCCGCCGAGGAGTACAAGCAGAAGTAA
- the ruvC gene encoding crossover junction endodeoxyribonuclease RuvC codes for MIVLGIDPGLANLGLGLVEGDVRKARHLHHVCLTTESAWIMPRRLQYLHAEVSRLIAEYQPDAVAIEDQILRRQADVAFKVGQAFGVVQLACAQAGVPVHSYGPMQVKQSLVGTGRADKEQVIYMVKASLGIRELFNNHAADALALALTHLASASMQTRTAQARTAGLVRSR; via the coding sequence GTGATCGTTCTTGGTATTGACCCTGGACTCGCCAACCTCGGCCTGGGGCTGGTGGAAGGAGATGTCCGCAAGGCCCGGCACCTGCACCACGTGTGCCTGACCACCGAGAGCGCCTGGATCATGCCGCGCCGCCTGCAGTACCTGCACGCCGAGGTCAGTCGCCTGATCGCGGAGTACCAGCCGGACGCCGTGGCCATCGAGGATCAGATTCTGCGCCGGCAGGCGGACGTGGCCTTCAAGGTCGGGCAGGCGTTCGGGGTGGTGCAGCTGGCCTGCGCGCAGGCGGGCGTGCCGGTCCACAGTTACGGCCCCATGCAGGTCAAGCAGTCGCTGGTCGGAACGGGCCGCGCCGACAAGGAGCAGGTGATCTACATGGTCAAGGCCAGCCTGGGCATCCGCGAACTGTTCAACAATCACGCCGCCGACGCGCTGGCCCTGGCCCTGACGCACCTGGCGAGCGCGTCCATGCAGACCCGCACGGCGCAGGCCCGCACCGCCGGTCTCGTCCGGTCCCGCTGA